The Vitis vinifera cultivar Pinot Noir 40024 chromosome 7, ASM3070453v1 genomic interval CTCTTGGTCAAAAGACGTATTCAAGATTTGGAGTTGGGAGCTGTAATGCAATTCATGGAGCTCATCCATAGGGTGAGAGTGCTAAATTAGGGGAGGATAGCTTACTTTGGAAGGAGGAGAAGAAGAGTACGTtccaaatgaaatttttttataactccTTACACAATAAGAATCAAGTCATCTTCCCTGTTTGGGGcatgagagtttttttttttttggtgcttgGGAGGATGTGTGGGATAAGATCCTAACCATTGATATTATGAGGAGAGGATGGTTGATGACCAATAAATGCAGTCTTTGTAAAGCTGGTGGGGAATCTACAAACCTCATTCTTATCTattacaaaaaaacaaaaaagatgtACGATATGTTGTTAGCCATCCCTAGGCTTTGATGGGTATTTCCAGATTCCATGAAAGAGCTCCTTCTAGGTTGGAAGGTGAAAGGCATAGACATAAGATGAGAGAGGGAGTGCAATATGACCCCTCTTCGTTTTTTTGGTGTGTGTCATGGGAAAGAGTAGAAGAACTTTTTATGGGTAGAACTTAACAACATTAAGCTAAAAGAAACCCTTATCAAGTCTATTATGGAAAGATCTAGAATCCCTTTGAGGAAGAATTGTGTTTCTTTATTGGactttattgataatttaaattgtGGATAGTGGTTGTTAGTTGTTCTTGTAGTTGGTGTCGTTTCTTTTGTGTTTAGGTGGCTCCTCTTGTATGCCCCTTGTGTGCATAGGATacacaaacttttttttattgatgcttTTAATGTATCTTCTTGTTGCCCTaccaaaaaaaagtaaaaagttttGACCTAACACAAATAACAGAACATGTTGCCCTCCctcccccccctccccccctctttcttctctctctctctctctctctccccatTTCTAATTCATTTCATGCAACATATAGTTTCCTACGACATTGGTTGTCATGAAGTAATAAGCCGCCTTCTAGTATTTAATTTGATCTAGGATTTTGTAATGCCTTAATACTACTGCAATTAATCTTGTTGAATATAACATGGAGGTGCCCAAGAGTATTCAAATATGGCATGTTCACCATGGATATTGAGAAAGTAGAAACTACCATTGCATCACACACTAAAATAATTGGACTATGGAAGGCATGTCAAACAAAGTAGATTTGGCAATTATAGCAGAATGTTTTAAAATACGATATCAACCAACTGAAGGTATAAGTAATGTACATAAACATTAGGCAATTATTCAAGGTAGCCATCTAGTGCAAAATTTAATAGTTTTGAAACTTCTAAAcgttataataataataataaaaggcaTGTACAAGCACAGTGTAAAGAAAACCTGCGGGAAGCATCATTGATACTCCCTACTGTTGAATAGTTTATCTCAAAGGCTTGTTTCTGTGGGTCATACATTCCAAATGCAACACTGCCTTGTGGACTTGTAACATGCTCACTGCAACATTTCATCTCAGTGTTGTGCCCATTGTATACTCTTAATATCAATTCCTTCCTTCACCATTTCATAAAGTGGGCTCATTTCTCTCAATTTCTCCACCTGCTGCACTGTGAGTTCCACAGCCCTATCAATTTCAGCCTCTGTGGTAAACCTCCCAATCCCAAACCTAATAGAGGTATGAGCCATATCCTCATCTACCCCCAACGCCCTTAGAACATATGAGGGCTCCAAACTTGCACTTGTGCATGCACTCCCACTTGAAACTGCCACTTCCTTCAGCCCCATTAGCAAACTCTCCCCTTCAACATAAGCAAAAGACAAATTCAAATTCCCAGCATACCTCTTCTCCTTACTCCCATTTACCACCACACCATCAAGTTTTGCCTTGATCCCATTAAGCAGCCTTTCTTGCAAATCAGATATTCGCTTATCATCATACTCCATTTCCTTCATTGCCAGCTCACATGCTGCCCCCATTCCCACAACCAGCGGTGTTGGGACTGTCCCACTGCGAATTCCCCTTTCTTGCCCACCACCGTTCATCTGCGGCTCAACCCTAATTCTTGGCCTCCGCCGCATATACAGGGCCCCAACTCCCTTGGGCCCATAAATCTTATGTCCACTCAAAGACATTAAACTCACATTCATCTTCTCCACATCAACGGGAATCTTGCCCAAAGCCTGAGCCGCATCAGTATGAAACGGAACACCCAACTCTCTACATATATTCCCTATTTCTTCAATCGGCTGAATCACGCCAATCTCATTATTCACCGTCATCACCGACACAAGCCCTGTATCGGGCCTAATCGCGGACCGCATTTGATCAATATCAACAATCCCATCAGACCCTACGGGAAGGTATGTGACCTCGAAACCTTCCTGCTGTAAATGACGGCAGGAGTCAAGAACACACTTGTGCTCCGTTTGCGTAGTGATGACGTGGCGCTTCTTCTCCTTGTAGAAGTGCATGACGCCTTTGACGGAGATGTTGTTGGATTCAGTGGCGCCGGAGGTGAAGACAATTTCCTTAGGAGAGGCATTGATTAGCGCCGCTACCTGCGCCC includes:
- the LOC104878163 gene encoding cysteine desulfurase, mitochondrial, translating into MASRLHSSRLFQTLKTTSPICRLRHLSTATAAAAKESYEDADGISMKGVKISGRPLYLDMQATSPVDPRVLDAMLPYYLSSFGNPHSRTHLYGWESDLAVEKARAQVAALINASPKEIVFTSGATESNNISVKGVMHFYKEKKRHVITTQTEHKCVLDSCRHLQQEGFEVTYLPVGSDGIVDIDQMRSAIRPDTGLVSVMTVNNEIGVIQPIEEIGNICRELGVPFHTDAAQALGKIPVDVEKMNVSLMSLSGHKIYGPKGVGALYMRRRPRIRVEPQMNGGGQERGIRSGTVPTPLVVGMGAACELAMKEMEYDDKRISDLQERLLNGIKAKLDGVVVNGSKEKRYAGNLNLSFAYVEGESLLMGLKEVAVSSGSACTSASLEPSYVLRALGVDEDMAHTSIRFGIGRFTTEAEIDRAVELTVQQVEKLREMSPLYEMVKEGIDIKSIQWAQH